TCTGACTGCACGTTCTTCGGAGCTTAAATTATCGATGAGATCTGAATTGGCTTCAAATGAAGCGTACCAATCTTCAAGTAGCAGCAGCTCATCTTCCGTTATTGTTCCTGCTTCGTATTTAGCGAGTATATCTAGTATCTGTTGATTTTGATCGTCCATTTCCTTTGCTTTATACTAACTAGTACCCTAAGTATTCAAAAGCGGGAACAGGAATTTCAAAAAAAATGATTTTACTTAATTTTTGTGCATATACAACAGCAGCACCAGATAGAAAATATCCATTTGATGTTCTTTGATTTCGCTGCGCATGATATTCATGGATTTCGTAATGTGTTTACGGACCATGGCTACAGAAATGTTCAACTCGTTGGCAATATCCTGATTAGAACGTTTTTCGAAACGGCTCAATAGAAAAACCTCTTTGCAGGTGGCGGGCATTTTTTCGGTGATCTGAAAAATCTCGGCATGGATTTGCTTAGCCTCCAGGATATTGTCGGGTTGAATAGGAGCGGTATGCCCGCTGTAGGATACTGTTTGGATATATTTAGCCTGGATCTTTTGCGCCCGATAGGTTTTAAAGACCTGAAATTTAATCGCTGTTTTTAAGTAAGCCGAAAGGGAATGGCTGACTTGGATTTCCTTCCGCCGTAAATAAAAATTGACAAAAACATCCTGAACGATTTCCTCAGCCATAGCAAGGGAGAGCGTCCTTTTCCCTGCAAGATTGATTAAGGGTTCCCAATAGCGGTTATAGAGTTCGGAAAAAGCAGCTTTATTGTCTTTCAATTGGACCAAATCGAGCAGTTCCTGATCCTTAAGCGCTGTATATTCACAATTAGCCATGAT
The window above is part of the Sphingobacterium sp. ML3W genome. Proteins encoded here:
- a CDS encoding sigma-70 family RNA polymerase sigma factor, whose product is MANCEYTALKDQELLDLVQLKDNKAAFSELYNRYWEPLINLAGKRTLSLAMAEEIVQDVFVNFYLRRKEIQVSHSLSAYLKTAIKFQVFKTYRAQKIQAKYIQTVSYSGHTAPIQPDNILEAKQIHAEIFQITEKMPATCKEVFLLSRFEKRSNQDIANELNISVAMVRKHITKSMNIMRSEIKEHQMDIFYLVLLLYMHKN